The genomic window AAAATGTGTTACGGAATGAGCGCCTGAACTACTGTAATAGGACCGGGCGCTGCCGAATTTACCTGATCAAGCAAGTGTGAAACACTTACGTGCATAACATCCATAAACGGAGCAGGAGCCAGACCGATCCAGAAGACAAATAACAGGAGAGGAGCAAGAGTCAGAATCTCGCGTGCTGAAAGATCAGAAAGATGAGACTGGTCGGGATTCGAAGCCCCACCCCAGACAATCTTCTGAAGCATTCGAAGCATATAGGCGGCTGCCAGTACCGCTCCAGGAATCGCAAAAGCGGCAATAAGCTTTGATTTGGTAAATGCACCTACAAGGATTAAAAATTCTCCGACAAAACTGTTGGTTCCTGGAAAAGCTAATGAAGACAACGAAAAGAAAGCAAGGAAGGTCACAAACACCGGCATATATTTTCCAATACCTGTGGCCATAGCCAATTCTCTGCTGTGGGTTCTCTCGTAGATCATTCCGACACAGAGGAAGAGGGCTCCGGTTGTGACGCCGTGATTGATCATCTGAAGAATTGCTCCCTCAATGCCCTGCTTATTAAGGACAAAAATTCCCAATGTGACAAAACCCATATGGCCGACACTGGAGTAGGCGACCAGTTTTTTCATGTCGCTTTGCGCCAGCGCTGTAAAACCACCGTAAAGAATGCCGGCAATGGAAAGCCAAAGTACATATGGCATAAAAACAAAGGTTGCCTCCGGGGTAATCGGCAGGCAGAATCGCAAGAATCCGTAAGTTCCCATTTTCAGCAGCACACTGGCAAGCACCACACTTCCTGCTGTCGGCGCCTCAACATGTGCGGCAGGAAGCCATGTATGAAAAGGAAACATCGGAACCTTGATGGCAAAAGCCAGGAAAAAAGCAAGAAAAACCCAGAACTGAAAGCATGACGAGTAGGGCTGGCCCATCATCTCGGGTATGAAAAAGCTATAGTTGTTATGTAGGTATAGCGCGATGATTGCCACAAGAAGCATGACCGAACCGGCAAGGGTATACAGAAAGAACTTGATGGAGGCATAGGTCTTACGTGGGCCACCCCAGATGGCGATAAGCAGATACATGGGGATGAGCATGGCTTCCCAGAGAACGTAAAAAAGCACAAAATCCAGGGCCATGAAAACACCGAGCATGGAGGTTTCCATAATCAGCAGGCAGATCATAAACTCCTTGACGCGCTTGGTAATATACTTCCAGGAGCCAAGAACGCATAAAGGCATGAGTAAGGTGGTCATCAAGATAAGCAAAAGACTTATTCCGTCGATTCCCAAGGTGTAATTGATATTTAAGGCAGGAATCCAGGTCACATGCTCAGCAAACTGGAATTTTGCGGTTCCGAGGTCAAATCGACTGTATAAGGGTAAGGAAATTGCCGCTGTAAGCACAGTAATGAATAAAGCTGCAAGCTTGGAAGCATTTTCGCCGGGAATGAAAAACATTATCAGAGCACCTGCCAGAGGCAGGAAGATAAGGGCACTTAAAATGCCGATACCAAAGATGTGATAACTATCATTCAGTATGAGAAATTCCATATTATCATGACCTCTTCATGATTATGCCAGCACAAAAGCGATGAGCAGCACCGCAATTATTGAAACCGCATAAAAAATATTATGTTGCAACTGACCACTCTGGACTCTCCGAAGAGTACCCCCAAGTGAACGTACAGACCTTGCAGTGCCATCCACAACCCCGTCGATCGCATGCCAGTCGAACCATGACCAGAAGCGAGCCGTAACCATCAAAGGAATGAGCCCGAGATAACGGTAAATCTCACTTACCCAGCCATCAACAGACTGGATGGGTTTGCTGGTGAGCCAGAAAAAACCCCGACCGCCCATCCGATAGAACCAATCCATATCGATACTGATAGTCGGTTCCGGAGCAAGCTTCTTGATGAGCAGGAAGAAGCCCAGGGCAGTAAAAAGAAGAATCTGCAATGCCTCGGAAAGATGGTATTGATTATACGGATGATAATCGACCGCATAGGGAAGCATATTATAGAGATACGGTGTATAGCATCCGATAAAGATACACATGAATGAGGCGATAATCATCGCCACCTGCATATTCCATGGCGGATCAGCTGCTTTTTCCCAGGTTTCCTTGCTGCAGTTATTCTTGCCGAACCAGATGAAATAGGGGACTTTCAGACCCGTATGGAGAAAAGTTCCGGCAGAGGCCAGGGTGAGTAAAAATGCCGGCCAGAGCATATGGTCCTTGAATCCGGCGGCAACGATCATTGATTTACTGACAAATCCTGAAAAGAGGGGAAATGCCGAGATCGACAGCCCGCCGATTAATGTATAGATGAATGCCATGGGCATTTTCTTGTACAATCCGCCCAAATCGGAAAATTTGCTCTTGCCGGTCATATAAAGTACCGAGCCGCAACCCATAAAGAGCAAGCCTTTATAGAGGATATGTGCAAAGGCGTGGGCGCAGGTACCGTTGATCGCCATCTCGGTTCCGATTCCCACACCGGTGACCATATAGCCGACCTGGGATATAATATGATAGGCGAGGAGACGCCGGCTATCATTTTCAAGCACCGCATAAACAACCCCATAGAGAGCCATGAAGACGCCCAGCGGCACGAGTATTTCAAAACCTGCACATCCGCGGGCCAAGGCGTAAACCGCAGTCTTTGTCGTAAAGGCGCACATAAAAACCGCCCCACCGACTGTTGCTTCACCATAAGCATCTGGGAGCCAAGCATGAAATGGTGGAACTGCAGCATTAAGAATAAAACCGATCATGATCAGGTAGGTGTATAATTCAGGGGTCTTGACATCCAGTTGTCCGAATGATAAATCACCGCCGGTTGCCTGATAACGCAACACCATTCCGGCAAGAAGCGCCAGACCGCCCGCGGTATGAACCAGCAGATAACGGTAGCCGGTGGCCAGTGATTGTTTCCGGCGTCTAAACCAGACCAGGAATACCGAAGAAAACGCCATGAGCTCCCAGAACAGGAAAAGAACCAGATAGTCGCCGCAATAAATAACCCCTAAAGAACCTGCAACATAAAGCCATGCCGCAATAAACTGAGAATCTTCCTTCTCATGCATACCGTAGATGGTGCCGATAATGCACATTAATGTCATAATATGCCCAAAGACCTGGCTCAGCCTGTCAACCCGCCCAAAGGTCAGGGTCCAGTCCATGAAACTATAAACGCCGAAGGTTCCTTCAACACCGCCCAACTGCATTTTCACAACACCTAAAAACGCCAGTGCCGGCACCAGAACCAGGTAGGGCTTTCTTGCCGCACCCCTGAAAAAGGGCAAGGCAAAGGCACCTATTATCATTATAAGTGCGGGATGTATAAAATCAGTCATAATAATCCTCTCGGGTCATAATTCCCAAATGACCGTACCATTTAGACAGTATGATAATAAGAACACAGGCAATAAATCCAAATATGGCCCACCATCCGGGAATCTTCATTTCCATCCAGGTGTGGGCATGCGTTTTATCCACAAAAATAATGTCGTACACTACCAACATGGCAAGAATCGCATAACATATTCTTACAACTGTTTTCAGCCGATCCCGCAAGAAATCGATCAAATTGACAATCATCCTGTCACCGCCTTAACAAAATTCATCATGAAGTCCGGATAAATACCGATAACTACAGAAATTATCGCTGCAATCATAATAGGAATCACCATGGAGAGAGGCGCTTCTTTAACCCCTTCATAGACCTCCCCCTCGGGGCGTTTTCCAAAAAACGCCTTAAAGGTAACCGGCGCAAAATAACCGACATTGAGTAATGTACTTGCAAGAAGAATCAATAGAAAACTGATCTGGTGACCGCTCAACTCCATGGCCCCCATCAGTAGTTTCCATTTAGTAACGAAACCAGCAACCGGTGGGGCGCCGATCATACTGAGCGATGCAATACCAAATGCTGCGAAGGTAAAAGGCATGGTCCGGCCAAGCCCGCCCATTTCTGATATATCTTTTTTATGGGAAGCAACATAGATTGCGCCTGCACAGAAAAAGAGGGTGATTTTGGAAAAGGCATGATTGGCAATATGGATAAGTCCGCCTTCAATGGCCGACGGTGTCAACAAGGCGACGCCAAGAATAATATAGGAAAGCTGACTGACAGTTGAATAAGCAAGACGAGCTTTGAGGTTGGTTTTTGAAATAGCAATAACCGATGCCATGAGAATGGTAAACGATACAAAGTAGGCGGTGGGAATCCCGAGATTCAAGGCACTCATCGTGTCAACACCAAAGACATATAACATGACTCTGGTGGTAGAAAATACACCGACCTTGACTACCGCAACCGCATGAAGAAGAGCACTGACAGGGGTCGGTGCAACCATCGCCCCCGGTAACCAGTGATGAACCGGCATCACACCATTTTTAGCAAAACCAAGAATACAGAAAATATACAGAACAGTAACTACCGTTGCGTTGGCGCCGCCCGGAAAGATTCCGGTGTGCATATTGTTGGCAAAATCAAGGGTGCCGGTCAATACGTAGATAAGCACCAGAGCCGGCAGCAGCAGTCCTTTTGCCGTTGTGGTCAGGTAAACAATATATTTTCTTGCGCCTGCATAGCCTTCTTCATCCTGATGATGAGCAACCAGAGGATAGGTGCAGATGCTGACTATTTCGTAAAAAAGATACAGGGTGAGCATGTTGTCGGAAAATGCAACACCCATTGCACCGAAGAGTGAAAGGGCGAAACAGGCATTAAACCTGGTCTGTGCATGCTCATTAAGTCCGCGCATATAGCCCATGGAATAAAACACTGCTAAAATCCACAAAAAGGAGGCGGCAACTGCAAAAATCATTGAAAAGGCATCTGCTCGCAGGGTAAAGCTTAACTTCCCGAGACCATCGACCGGAGGCAGGATGGAAAAAAGCTCGCAGACCAGTGTTTTGCCAGAGAGTATAGTTGGGATCATCGACACAATTATGCCGAACATGACCACTGATGCAAAAAATGAACAGGCCTCCCGAACGTTGGGCTTTTTCCCGTTCAGCATCACAAGTATAGTGCCTACCAGTGCCGCAAGTATGGCATAAAGCGGTTTACAGGATTGAACGACCTCTAATTCCATGATCCTATTTCCTTTTCCTAACCTTGGAGTTCCACAACATCTTCGGTGTTTATGGACTTATAATTGCGATAAACAGCAATTATAATACTGAGAGCGATTGCCGCCTCAGCAGCAGCAATACCCATAATAAACAAGGTAAATATCTGACCGACTGTTGGGTCGGGTGCTAGAAAACGATTAAAGGCCATAAAGTTGATCGATGCGCCGGAAAGTATCAGCTCCGCGGCAATCAGCATTCCAATAAAGGTCTGACGACTCAACAAACCATAAAAACCCAAAGCAAAAAGAAACGCTCCGATCACCAGGTAAGTTTCCAGATTATTACTTATCGTGAGTATGTTCATGATCTCTCCCTGCCGGACCTAGCAAGGACCAGCGAACCGATAATTGCAACCAGAAGTACTATTGAAATTAACTCGAAAACCATGCTGTTGGTGGTGAGAAGCGACTTGCCGACTTCCATCATCGAGCCGTTGTTTTCTTTGGCGCCGCAGGCCAGCCAATCAGTTCTTCTCGCCAGAATGAGGACCCCCAAAAAAATTATGGATGCAACAGCAAAACTCAAAGCCCCGGTGAGAACATTACGCTTACCCACCTGTTTTTCAGGGTGGGAGTCGGCAAGCATTATTGCAAAAACGATAGTGACGCACACAGCCCCGACATAAATCAGCATCTCCATGAGCGCAACAAAGGGACTGTGGAGAAAATAATACAGCCCGGAAATTCCTATGAAACAAATTGCCAGGCCGCATACACTGCGAATAAGCCTTTCAGCATGTACGGCAATCAGTGCACCGACAAGGGTAATTCCGATAAATCCAATAAAAACAACACCGGAAAGTCCTTCAGCTGTGAATAACATCATGAATTCCTCTCTGTAAGTCTTTTCAAGAGATCAAAGACATAATCCTCTTTCCGAGGCCCGGCGAGATTATAATCCTTGGAAAAAGTAATGGCGCCCGGTTTACAGCTTTCAACGCACTGACCGCAGAGGCTGCATTTTGTAAAATCAAGAATATAATGGGTCAGAACCTTTTTCTTTGAACCTTCGGGTTTTTCTCCGGCCACGGTGATACAGCCTGAAGGACAGGCTTTCTGGCACATTCCGCAGACAATACATAAAGGCTCCCCGGTTTCTTCACTGCCAACAAGCTCAATATGGCCCCGGAACCTGGCAGACATTTTGATGGTCTCGTAAGGGTACTGCAGGGTGACCACCGGCTGGAAAAAAGCCTTGATCGTAATCCCGAGTCCTATCCCCAGGCTCTTTGTCCCGGTATAAATATCTTCAAAGTATCCACTCATGGTCAAAACACCTTTATCATGGCAGCGGTTAGAATCAAGTTAATCAGAGCAAAAGGAATTAGTATCTTCCAGGAAAGATTAAGAAGGTAATAAAATTGAATTCGGGGATAGGTCCAACGAATCCAGACAACCGTCCAGATGAGAAAATACATTTTCACCAGAAACCAGGATACCCCCCATAAAGTGCCGAGCAAACCCGCAGGACTCCAAGGAATGGGTGACTGCCAACCCCCAAGGAAAAGGATCGTTGTCAAGGCGCAGCCGATAACAATATTGGCATATTCACCCATGAAGAAAACTCCGAATCCCATGCCGGAATATTCGGTATAAGCACCAGCAATGAGCTCACTTTCCGCCTCGGCAAGATCAAATGGCGCCCGGTTAGTTTCGGCGAGAGAACAGATAAAGAATACGACAAAAGCAATGGGCATCAATGGATTAACCCAAATACGGCAGACATTCCAGTTAAAGAACCAGCCGGCCTGCTGCCTGATAATTTCATTGAGGTTCATGGTATTTGACACCATGACGATTGAAATGACGATCAGCAGCATGGGAATTTCATAGGCAACATTCTGGGAAACAGCACGGGCAGCGGAAATCACCGCATACTTATTGTTCGACCCCCAGCCGCCGATAAGAACTCCAAAGACATTCACTGATGCAAAGGCAAATATCATAAGAAGACCGATGTTGATATCCCGACCCACCAGATCTTCACTGAACGGGATAACCAGAAAACTCATGATCGCCGGGACCAGCAGCAATATTGGCGCAACCTTGAACAGTATCGGATCAACTCCGGCTGGAACCAGGAGTTGCTTGGTCATCAGCTTGACACCGTCGGCAAGGGGCTGGATAAGGCCAAAGGGTCCCACTTCTTTCGGTCCGATTCGGCGTTGAATATGCGCGGCGCCCTTTCTTTCCACCCAGACAAGGTAGGCGGCATTCAAAGCGGCAAAACCAATAATTCCCACCAGGAAAATAAGCAGCCGCACGACTTCAGGTAATTCATTCATTTGGAGCGCTCCTTACCTATCAATCTCTGGGATGACCAAGTCCAGGCTACCCATCAATGCCAGGGCATCCGCCAAAAGCAAGCCCTTGGTAGCTTCAGCATACAAACTCAAATTTGAAAATGTCGGAGACCGCAACTTGACGCGATATGGTGTATTGGTGCCATCACTGACAACCCGCATTCCAAAAGAACCGCGAGCCGCTTCAACAGCGGTATAATAGTCACCCTTGGGAGGTTTAATAACCTTAGGAACCTTCTCAGCCATGATCGGCCCTTCTGGCAGTTTATCCATAGCCTGCTCAATAATCCGCATGCTCTGTTCCATCTCATCCATTCGCACCATATAGCGTGCCATGGAGTCGCATTCATCATAGACTGGAATATCAAAATCAAGTTCGGGGTAGACCGAATAGGGCTCCTGCTTTCGTACGTCAAAATTAATGCCTGAACCGCGGGCCACAGGACCGGTGGCACCATAACGCCTGCACATTTCAGCAGAAATCGGTCCAATATCCTTCAACCGTTTGATCAGGATAATATTCTTGGTGACCAGGTTATGGTACATGGGCATCCGCGAACGAAGGCGTTTAATGAACTCTCTTACTCCAGGCACAAAAGCATCATCGATATCATTATATAAGCCGCCAAAACGAAAATAACAGAATGTGAGC from Pseudomonadota bacterium includes these protein-coding regions:
- a CDS encoding NADH-quinone oxidoreductase subunit M, with the protein product MEFLILNDSYHIFGIGILSALIFLPLAGALIMFFIPGENASKLAALFITVLTAAISLPLYSRFDLGTAKFQFAEHVTWIPALNINYTLGIDGISLLLILMTTLLMPLCVLGSWKYITKRVKEFMICLLIMETSMLGVFMALDFVLFYVLWEAMLIPMYLLIAIWGGPRKTYASIKFFLYTLAGSVMLLVAIIALYLHNNYSFFIPEMMGQPYSSCFQFWVFLAFFLAFAIKVPMFPFHTWLPAAHVEAPTAGSVVLASVLLKMGTYGFLRFCLPITPEATFVFMPYVLWLSIAGILYGGFTALAQSDMKKLVAYSSVGHMGFVTLGIFVLNKQGIEGAILQMINHGVTTGALFLCVGMIYERTHSRELAMATGIGKYMPVFVTFLAFFSLSSLAFPGTNSFVGEFLILVGAFTKSKLIAAFAIPGAVLAAAYMLRMLQKIVWGGASNPDQSHLSDLSAREILTLAPLLLFVFWIGLAPAPFMDVMHVSVSHLLDQVNSAAPGPITVVQALIP
- a CDS encoding monovalent cation/H+ antiporter subunit D family protein; this translates as MELEVVQSCKPLYAILAALVGTILVMLNGKKPNVREACSFFASVVMFGIIVSMIPTILSGKTLVCELFSILPPVDGLGKLSFTLRADAFSMIFAVAASFLWILAVFYSMGYMRGLNEHAQTRFNACFALSLFGAMGVAFSDNMLTLYLFYEIVSICTYPLVAHHQDEEGYAGARKYIVYLTTTAKGLLLPALVLIYVLTGTLDFANNMHTGIFPGGANATVVTVLYIFCILGFAKNGVMPVHHWLPGAMVAPTPVSALLHAVAVVKVGVFSTTRVMLYVFGVDTMSALNLGIPTAYFVSFTILMASVIAISKTNLKARLAYSTVSQLSYIILGVALLTPSAIEGGLIHIANHAFSKITLFFCAGAIYVASHKKDISEMGGLGRTMPFTFAAFGIASLSMIGAPPVAGFVTKWKLLMGAMELSGHQISFLLILLASTLLNVGYFAPVTFKAFFGKRPEGEVYEGVKEAPLSMVIPIMIAAIISVVIGIYPDFMMNFVKAVTG
- a CDS encoding NADH-quinone oxidoreductase subunit J; translation: MMLFTAEGLSGVVFIGFIGITLVGALIAVHAERLIRSVCGLAICFIGISGLYYFLHSPFVALMEMLIYVGAVCVTIVFAIMLADSHPEKQVGKRNVLTGALSFAVASIIFLGVLILARRTDWLACGAKENNGSMMEVGKSLLTTNSMVFELISIVLLVAIIGSLVLARSGRERS
- a CDS encoding NADH-quinone oxidoreductase subunit D, with product MSDFAASQTQESFVLNLGPQHPATHGVLRVKLTMDGEYVDNAEPVLGYIHRMHEKMGENRTWAQYLPNMGRLDYLGALSYNHCHVLAVERAAGIKVPERAEYLRVITVELNRLASHLLWFGAFVLDLGGFTPLLYAFDDREHILDLLESVTGARLTFCYFRFGGLYNDIDDAFVPGVREFIKRLRSRMPMYHNLVTKNIILIKRLKDIGPISAEMCRRYGATGPVARGSGINFDVRKQEPYSVYPELDFDIPVYDECDSMARYMVRMDEMEQSMRIIEQAMDKLPEGPIMAEKVPKVIKPPKGDYYTAVEAARGSFGMRVVSDGTNTPYRVKLRSPTFSNLSLYAEATKGLLLADALALMGSLDLVIPEIDR
- the nuoK gene encoding NADH-quinone oxidoreductase subunit NuoK — protein: MNILTISNNLETYLVIGAFLFALGFYGLLSRQTFIGMLIAAELILSGASINFMAFNRFLAPDPTVGQIFTLFIMGIAAAEAAIALSIIIAVYRNYKSINTEDVVELQG
- a CDS encoding NADH-quinone oxidoreductase subunit I, producing MSGYFEDIYTGTKSLGIGLGITIKAFFQPVVTLQYPYETIKMSARFRGHIELVGSEETGEPLCIVCGMCQKACPSGCITVAGEKPEGSKKKVLTHYILDFTKCSLCGQCVESCKPGAITFSKDYNLAGPRKEDYVFDLLKRLTERNS
- a CDS encoding Na(+)/H(+) antiporter subunit D; its protein translation is MTDFIHPALIMIIGAFALPFFRGAARKPYLVLVPALAFLGVVKMQLGGVEGTFGVYSFMDWTLTFGRVDRLSQVFGHIMTLMCIIGTIYGMHEKEDSQFIAAWLYVAGSLGVIYCGDYLVLFLFWELMAFSSVFLVWFRRRKQSLATGYRYLLVHTAGGLALLAGMVLRYQATGGDLSFGQLDVKTPELYTYLIMIGFILNAAVPPFHAWLPDAYGEATVGGAVFMCAFTTKTAVYALARGCAGFEILVPLGVFMALYGVVYAVLENDSRRLLAYHIISQVGYMVTGVGIGTEMAINGTCAHAFAHILYKGLLFMGCGSVLYMTGKSKFSDLGGLYKKMPMAFIYTLIGGLSISAFPLFSGFVSKSMIVAAGFKDHMLWPAFLLTLASAGTFLHTGLKVPYFIWFGKNNCSKETWEKAADPPWNMQVAMIIASFMCIFIGCYTPYLYNMLPYAVDYHPYNQYHLSEALQILLFTALGFFLLIKKLAPEPTISIDMDWFYRMGGRGFFWLTSKPIQSVDGWVSEIYRYLGLIPLMVTARFWSWFDWHAIDGVVDGTARSVRSLGGTLRRVQSGQLQHNIFYAVSIIAVLLIAFVLA
- the nuoH gene encoding NADH-quinone oxidoreductase subunit NuoH, yielding MNELPEVVRLLIFLVGIIGFAALNAAYLVWVERKGAAHIQRRIGPKEVGPFGLIQPLADGVKLMTKQLLVPAGVDPILFKVAPILLLVPAIMSFLVIPFSEDLVGRDINIGLLMIFAFASVNVFGVLIGGWGSNNKYAVISAARAVSQNVAYEIPMLLIVISIVMVSNTMNLNEIIRQQAGWFFNWNVCRIWVNPLMPIAFVVFFICSLAETNRAPFDLAEAESELIAGAYTEYSGMGFGVFFMGEYANIVIGCALTTILFLGGWQSPIPWSPAGLLGTLWGVSWFLVKMYFLIWTVVWIRWTYPRIQFYYLLNLSWKILIPFALINLILTAAMIKVF